From a single Thioalbus denitrificans genomic region:
- the ispE gene encoding 4-(cytidine 5'-diphospho)-2-C-methyl-D-erythritol kinase, whose protein sequence is MTSSDWPAPAKLNLFLHVVGRRSDGYHLLQTVFQFLDHGDRLDFSPTTDGRVTLEPALPGVREADNLVLRAARRLQAVTGTGLGAHIRLHKRLPMGGGLGGGSSDAATTLVALNRLWSLGLPPVELERLGLELGADVPVFVRGLASWAEGVGERLTPVELPEPWYVVLAPACHVDTGAVFADPELTRDSKPLKISDFLSGRGGNDCEAVVARRYPAVAAALDWLRRHGDGRMTGTGACVFAPCGDEAAARALLAAAPLPGFAARGCNRSPLLARLAEEDRDA, encoded by the coding sequence GTGACCTCCAGCGACTGGCCGGCGCCGGCCAAGCTCAACCTGTTCCTGCACGTGGTGGGCCGGCGCTCCGACGGCTACCACCTGCTGCAGACGGTGTTCCAGTTCCTGGACCACGGCGATCGCCTCGACTTCTCCCCCACCACCGACGGGCGGGTGACCCTGGAGCCGGCCCTGCCCGGGGTACGGGAGGCCGACAACCTGGTGCTGCGCGCCGCGCGGCGGCTCCAGGCCGTGACCGGCACCGGCCTCGGGGCGCATATCCGCCTGCACAAGCGCCTGCCCATGGGCGGCGGCCTGGGCGGCGGCAGCTCCGATGCCGCCACCACCCTGGTGGCGCTGAACCGGCTCTGGTCGCTGGGACTGCCCCCCGTGGAGCTCGAGCGCCTGGGCCTGGAACTGGGCGCCGACGTGCCGGTGTTCGTCCGCGGGCTGGCGTCCTGGGCCGAGGGGGTGGGCGAGCGGCTCACGCCGGTGGAGCTTCCCGAGCCCTGGTACGTGGTCCTCGCGCCGGCGTGCCACGTGGACACCGGCGCGGTATTCGCCGACCCGGAATTGACACGGGATTCCAAGCCCCTCAAAATATCCGACTTTCTCTCAGGCAGGGGCGGCAACGACTGCGAGGCCGTGGTGGCCAGGCGCTACCCGGCGGTGGCGGCGGCCCTGGACTGGCTGCGGCGCCACGGCGATGGCCGCATGACCGGCACCGGGGCCTGTGTATTCGCGCCCTGCGGTGACGAGGCCGCGGCCCGGGCCCTGTTGGCCGCCGCGCCGCTCCCGGGATTCGCCGCCCGCGGCTGCAACCGCTCACCCCTGCTCGCCAGGCTGGCGGAGGAAGACCGGGACGCGTGA
- the bioB gene encoding biotin synthase BioB encodes MTTATAAAAVTDERTGRRAWTRAEVIALFGRPFMDLVFEAASAHRRHFEPNTIQASTLMNIKTGACSEDCGYCSQSARYDTGLQREKLMSAEEVLQAARAAKENGATRFCMGAAWRSPRERDMPVILEMVSGVKSLGLETCMTLGMLDGEQARVLREAGLDYYNHNLDTSPEFYGQVITTRTYQDRLDTLGHVRDAGMKVCCGGIIGMGESRADRAGLLVELANLPQPPESVPINRLVPVPGTPLAETAPLDAFEFVRTVAVARILMPRSYVRLSAGRETMSEEMQALCFLAGANSIFYGEKLLTCPNREADTDAQLFERLGLRLEANDCHAHYGDEDHSH; translated from the coding sequence ATGACTACCGCCACTGCCGCAGCCGCCGTGACCGATGAGCGCACCGGGCGCCGCGCCTGGACCCGGGCGGAGGTGATCGCCCTGTTCGGGCGTCCCTTCATGGACCTGGTGTTCGAGGCCGCGAGCGCGCACCGCCGCCACTTCGAGCCGAACACCATCCAGGCCAGCACCCTGATGAACATCAAGACCGGCGCCTGCTCCGAGGACTGCGGCTACTGCTCCCAGAGCGCCCGCTACGACACCGGCCTGCAGCGGGAGAAGCTGATGAGCGCCGAGGAGGTGCTGCAGGCGGCCCGGGCCGCGAAGGAGAACGGCGCCACCCGGTTCTGCATGGGCGCCGCCTGGCGCAGCCCCCGGGAGCGCGACATGCCGGTGATCCTGGAGATGGTGAGCGGCGTGAAGTCCCTGGGGCTGGAGACCTGCATGACGCTGGGCATGCTCGACGGGGAACAGGCCCGGGTGCTGCGCGAGGCGGGCCTGGACTACTACAACCACAACCTCGATACCTCGCCCGAGTTCTACGGCCAGGTGATCACCACCCGCACCTACCAGGATCGGCTGGACACCCTGGGGCACGTGCGCGATGCCGGCATGAAGGTCTGCTGCGGCGGCATCATCGGCATGGGCGAGTCCCGCGCCGACCGCGCCGGGCTGCTGGTGGAACTGGCCAACCTGCCCCAGCCGCCCGAGAGCGTGCCCATCAACCGCCTGGTGCCGGTGCCCGGCACGCCGCTGGCGGAAACCGCGCCGCTGGACGCCTTCGAGTTCGTCCGCACCGTCGCCGTGGCCCGCATCCTCATGCCCCGCTCCTACGTGCGCCTCTCCGCGGGCCGCGAGACCATGAGCGAGGAGATGCAGGCGCTGTGCTTCCTGGCCGGGGCCAACTCCATCTTCTACGGCGAGAAGCTGCTCACCTGTCCCAACCGCGAGGCGGACACCGACGCCCAGCTGTTCGAGCGCCTCGGCCTGCGCCTGGAGGCCAACGACTGCCACGCCCACTACGGCGACGAGGACCACAGTCACTGA
- the bioF gene encoding 8-amino-7-oxononanoate synthase, translating to MREALAAELAERRAARLYRERLVVESPQGPELVVGGRRFLSFCSNDYLGLAAHPEVAAAFRRGVDRWGAGSGASHLVTGHSAAHHALEEELAAFTGRERALLFSTGYMANLGAITALLGRRDAVFQDRLNHASLLDAGLSSGARFRRFPHADAAALARQLAGSGARRRLAVTDGVFSMDGDLAPLPGLAAACREHGAWLLVDDAHGLGVLGANGRGTLEHFGLGAAEVPVLMGTLGKGFGTAGAFVAGDETLVEYLVQFARTYVYTTALPPAVAEATRASLRLVQSEGWRRDHLRALVARFRRGAEQLGLALMPSGSPIQPLQVGDAGRALALSAALRERGILITAIRPPTVPAGGARLRITLSAAHGEAQVDRLLAALETVLSDTPPAVDGGAPPAAVSR from the coding sequence ATGCGGGAGGCGCTGGCGGCGGAGCTGGCGGAGCGGCGCGCGGCGCGGCTCTACCGCGAGCGGCTGGTGGTGGAGAGCCCCCAGGGCCCCGAGCTGGTGGTGGGGGGGCGGCGGTTCCTCTCCTTCTGCAGCAACGACTACCTGGGGCTGGCCGCCCACCCGGAGGTGGCGGCGGCGTTCCGGCGCGGGGTCGATCGCTGGGGCGCCGGCAGCGGCGCCTCGCACCTGGTGACCGGCCACAGCGCCGCCCACCATGCGCTGGAGGAGGAGCTCGCCGCCTTCACCGGACGGGAGCGGGCGCTGCTCTTCTCCACCGGCTACATGGCCAACCTGGGCGCGATCACGGCGCTCCTCGGGCGCCGGGACGCGGTGTTCCAGGACCGGCTCAACCACGCCTCCCTGCTGGATGCCGGATTGAGTTCCGGGGCCCGCTTCCGCCGCTTTCCCCACGCCGATGCCGCGGCGCTGGCCCGGCAGCTGGCCGGCTCCGGCGCGCGGCGGCGGCTGGCGGTCACCGACGGGGTGTTCAGCATGGACGGCGACCTGGCGCCCCTGCCCGGGCTGGCGGCCGCCTGCCGCGAGCACGGGGCGTGGCTGCTGGTGGACGATGCCCACGGCCTGGGGGTGCTGGGGGCGAACGGGCGCGGAACCCTGGAGCATTTCGGCCTCGGCGCCGCGGAGGTGCCGGTGCTGATGGGCACCCTCGGCAAGGGCTTCGGCACCGCCGGGGCCTTCGTCGCCGGCGACGAGACCCTGGTGGAGTACCTGGTGCAGTTCGCCCGCACCTACGTCTACACCACCGCCCTCCCGCCGGCCGTCGCGGAAGCGACCCGCGCCAGCCTGCGGCTGGTGCAGTCCGAGGGCTGGCGGCGGGACCACCTGCGCGCCCTGGTGGCGCGCTTCCGCCGTGGTGCGGAGCAGCTGGGGCTCGCTCTGATGCCCTCCGGGAGTCCCATCCAGCCGCTGCAGGTGGGGGATGCGGGCCGGGCCCTGGCGCTGTCCGCGGCGCTGCGCGAGCGGGGCATCCTCATCACCGCCATCCGGCCGCCCACCGTGCCGGCGGGCGGCGCGCGGCTGCGCATCACCCTCAGCGCCGCCCACGGCGAGGCCCAGGTGGATCGCCTGCTGGCGGCGCTGGAGACGGTGCTGTCCGACACCCCGCCCGCGGTGGATGGCGGTGCCCCACCCGCAGCGGTGAGCCGGTGA
- a CDS encoding ComF family protein, producing the protein MAPFPYAGAMRELITGLKFHRQLAHARLLGALLARELEGSTERPALILPVPLHPARLRERGFNQALEIGRPIGRLLQLPVDSGSCRRTRDTPHQMGLHERQRRRNVRGAFSVTGALSGRHVAILDDVVTTGSTAAELARALRRAGAARIEVWAVARTVER; encoded by the coding sequence GTGGCCCCCTTTCCCTACGCGGGCGCCATGCGCGAGCTGATAACGGGGCTCAAGTTCCACCGGCAGCTGGCCCATGCCCGGCTCCTGGGCGCACTGCTGGCGCGGGAACTCGAGGGGAGCACGGAGCGCCCGGCGCTGATCCTGCCCGTCCCCCTGCACCCGGCGCGCCTGCGGGAACGGGGCTTCAACCAGGCGCTGGAGATCGGGCGCCCCATCGGCCGGCTGCTGCAGCTGCCCGTCGACTCCGGGTCCTGCCGGCGCACCCGCGACACCCCGCACCAGATGGGACTCCACGAACGTCAGCGCCGGCGCAACGTCCGCGGCGCCTTCAGCGTCACGGGCGCCCTGTCCGGACGTCATGTGGCGATCCTGGACGACGTGGTCACCACCGGCAGCACCGCGGCCGAGCTGGCCCGGGCGCTGCGCCGGGCGGGCGCGGCGCGCATCGAGGTCTGGGCCGTGGCGCGTACCGTGGAACGCTGA
- the prmC gene encoding peptide chain release factor N(5)-glutamine methyltransferase, producing MSGAAPISVEAALDRARARLAGRGESPALDAEVLLAHVLGRSRAWLRAFGERELGAAEAARFEALVARRAAGEPVAHLTGRREFWSLELEVTPATLIPRPDTELLVEAALARLPDTPGLRLADLGTGSGAVALALAAERPGWRLLATDRSAAALAVARRNAGRLGLANVAFRAGDWCAALGGEPFDAILSNPPYIPAADPHLDQGDLVHEPRAALTPGPGGLEAIERIARESRAHLRPGGWLLIEHGYDQGESAVAVLEAAGYTAVEDLRDAAGNPRVVCGRQP from the coding sequence GTGAGCGGTGCGGCGCCGATCAGCGTCGAGGCGGCCCTCGACCGGGCCCGGGCGCGCCTGGCGGGCCGGGGCGAGAGCCCGGCGCTGGACGCCGAGGTGCTGCTGGCCCATGTGCTCGGGCGGAGCCGGGCCTGGCTGCGCGCCTTCGGCGAACGGGAGCTCGGGGCGGCCGAGGCGGCCCGGTTCGAAGCGCTGGTGGCGCGCCGCGCCGCGGGGGAGCCGGTGGCCCATCTCACCGGCCGCCGGGAGTTCTGGTCGCTGGAGCTGGAGGTGACGCCGGCCACCCTGATACCCCGCCCCGACACCGAGCTGCTGGTGGAGGCTGCCCTGGCGCGGCTGCCGGACACCCCCGGCCTGCGGCTGGCGGATCTCGGCACCGGCAGCGGGGCGGTGGCGCTGGCGCTGGCGGCGGAGCGTCCCGGCTGGCGGCTGCTGGCCACCGACCGCTCGGCTGCCGCCCTGGCGGTGGCGCGGCGCAACGCCGGGCGCCTCGGCCTGGCGAACGTGGCGTTCCGGGCCGGGGACTGGTGCGCGGCGCTGGGCGGGGAGCCGTTCGATGCCATTCTCAGCAATCCGCCCTACATTCCCGCCGCCGATCCCCACCTCGACCAGGGCGACCTGGTCCACGAACCGCGCGCGGCCCTGACCCCGGGGCCGGGCGGACTGGAGGCCATCGAGCGCATCGCCCGGGAGTCCCGCGCCCACCTGCGCCCCGGCGGCTGGCTGCTCATCGAGCACGGCTACGACCAGGGCGAGTCCGCCGTGGCGGTCCTCGAGGCGGCCGGCTACACTGCCGTTGAAGACCTGCGGGACGCCGCCGGGAACCCCCGGGTCGTATGCGGCCGCCAGCCCTGA
- a CDS encoding tetratricopeptide repeat protein — translation MKCLLPILAFILAGALGGCATQGAVTTGPATETAAAPAAAGEETTPPSGDFSPEVLYSLLVAEIAGQRGDLATALALYLEAARETRDAGIAERTARIAMAVRDTERSIEATRIWLEAAPESQEARQLLAINLIKAGRAEEALQQLDRLMNADQTDPARRFLIIAALLGREHTGPTALEVMRGLVEKHSDQPEAHYALGELAVSENDSGLALQAVDEALRLKPDWTEAMVLRARALTLAGETDAALAYLDAAGREHPQDNELAMARARLLIQADRMDEAHAAFQALVRRNPDNGDALFALGLLSLQAGLDKEAERAFRRLLEVDGKTSARAPFYLGQVAEKRKDYEAALDWYSEVRSGPNFNEAQLRIAVVLARLERIDEALAQLEDIASRNPAQRPRLYLVEGEILTNAGRLEQAMDIYNQALLELPGNTDIRYARALLAEKMDNLDLLESDLKLLIERDPDNALALNALGYTLADRTDRHAEALQYISQALELSPDDAAIIDSMGWVQYRLGDLEAAERHLRRALELRKGDPEIAAHLGEVLWARGRRDAAREVWQSALADHPDDAILRETITRLTGQEPPRP, via the coding sequence ATGAAGTGTCTTCTTCCCATCCTCGCCTTCATCTTGGCCGGCGCCCTCGGCGGCTGCGCCACCCAGGGTGCCGTCACCACCGGGCCGGCCACGGAAACCGCTGCCGCCCCCGCGGCGGCCGGGGAGGAGACGACCCCGCCGAGCGGAGATTTCAGTCCCGAGGTGCTCTACAGCCTGCTGGTGGCCGAGATCGCGGGTCAGCGCGGCGACCTCGCCACCGCCCTGGCATTGTATCTTGAGGCCGCGCGCGAGACACGGGATGCCGGCATCGCCGAGCGCACCGCCCGCATCGCCATGGCGGTGCGGGATACCGAACGAAGCATCGAGGCGACCCGGATCTGGCTCGAGGCCGCGCCCGAGAGCCAGGAAGCCCGGCAGCTGCTGGCCATCAACCTCATCAAGGCCGGTCGCGCCGAGGAGGCGCTGCAGCAGCTCGACCGGCTGATGAACGCCGACCAGACCGATCCGGCCCGGCGCTTCCTCATCATCGCCGCCCTGCTCGGCCGCGAGCACACCGGGCCCACCGCCCTGGAGGTGATGCGCGGGCTGGTGGAGAAGCACAGCGACCAGCCCGAGGCCCACTACGCCCTCGGCGAGCTGGCGGTGAGCGAAAACGACTCCGGGCTGGCGCTGCAGGCCGTCGACGAGGCCCTGCGCCTGAAACCGGACTGGACCGAGGCGATGGTGCTCAGGGCCCGGGCCCTGACCCTGGCCGGGGAGACCGACGCCGCCCTGGCCTACCTGGACGCCGCGGGACGCGAGCATCCGCAGGACAACGAGCTGGCGATGGCCCGCGCCCGGCTCCTGATCCAGGCCGACCGCATGGACGAGGCCCACGCAGCCTTCCAGGCGCTGGTGCGGCGCAATCCGGACAATGGCGACGCCCTCTTCGCCCTGGGCCTGCTGAGCCTCCAGGCCGGTCTCGACAAGGAGGCCGAACGGGCGTTCCGGCGGCTGCTGGAGGTTGACGGCAAGACCTCGGCCCGCGCCCCCTTCTACCTCGGCCAGGTGGCGGAGAAGCGCAAGGACTACGAGGCGGCGCTCGACTGGTACTCCGAGGTCCGCAGCGGCCCCAACTTCAACGAGGCCCAGCTCCGGATCGCCGTGGTCCTGGCCCGGCTGGAGCGGATCGACGAGGCCCTGGCCCAGCTCGAGGACATCGCCTCCCGCAACCCGGCCCAGCGCCCGCGCCTGTACCTGGTGGAGGGCGAAATCCTCACCAACGCCGGACGCCTCGAGCAGGCCATGGACATCTACAACCAGGCCCTGCTGGAGCTGCCGGGCAACACCGATATCCGTTACGCCCGGGCATTGCTGGCCGAAAAGATGGACAACCTGGACCTGCTCGAGTCCGACCTGAAACTGCTCATCGAGCGCGACCCGGACAACGCCCTGGCCCTCAATGCCCTGGGCTACACCCTGGCCGATCGCACCGACCGCCACGCCGAGGCCCTGCAGTACATCAGCCAGGCCCTCGAGCTCTCCCCGGACGACGCCGCCATCATCGACAGCATGGGCTGGGTCCAGTACCGGCTCGGCGACCTGGAGGCGGCGGAGCGGCATCTGCGCCGGGCCCTCGAGCTGCGCAAGGGCGACCCCGAAATCGCCGCCCACCTGGGCGAGGTGCTGTGGGCCCGGGGTCGTCGTGACGCGGCGCGGGAAGTGTGGCAGTCGGCCCTGGCGGATCATCCGGACGACGCCATCCTGCGCGAGACCATCACCCGCCTGACGGGGCAGGAACCGCCCCGCCCCTGA
- the prfA gene encoding peptide chain release factor 1, whose amino-acid sequence MQPSVLHKLESLSERFQEVSALLSDPEVIGNQGRFRSLSMEYAQLEPVMGCFRDWREACAARDSARELLADPELRELAAEELRAAADRAEALELELRRLLLPRDPHDSSNIFLEIRAGTGGDEAALFAGDLLRMYSRYAEIRGWDVEVLSESEGEHGGYKEVIARVVGQGAYSRLKFESGAHRVQRVPETESQGRIHTSACTVAVLPEVDEVEASPINPADLRIDTYRASGAGGQHVNKTDSAIRITHLPTGMVVECQDERSQHKNRARAMSLLASRLLEAERERQRSEQQATRKSLVGSGDRSERIRTYNFPQGRLTDHRINLTLYKLEEIMAGALDPVIDPLISEYQADQLAALAGEA is encoded by the coding sequence ATGCAGCCCTCCGTTCTGCACAAGCTGGAGTCACTCTCCGAGCGATTCCAGGAGGTCTCGGCCCTGCTCTCCGACCCGGAGGTCATCGGCAACCAGGGGCGCTTCCGCAGCCTGTCCATGGAGTACGCCCAGCTGGAGCCGGTGATGGGCTGCTTCCGCGACTGGCGCGAGGCCTGCGCGGCCCGGGATTCCGCCCGCGAGCTGCTCGCCGATCCCGAGCTGCGGGAGCTGGCCGCCGAGGAGCTGCGCGCGGCGGCGGACCGCGCCGAGGCGCTGGAGCTGGAGCTGCGCCGGTTGCTGCTGCCCCGCGATCCCCACGACAGCAGCAACATCTTTCTCGAAATCCGCGCCGGCACCGGCGGTGACGAGGCCGCGCTGTTCGCCGGCGACCTGTTGCGCATGTACAGCCGTTACGCCGAGATCCGCGGCTGGGACGTGGAGGTGCTGAGCGAGAGCGAGGGCGAGCACGGGGGCTACAAGGAGGTGATCGCCCGGGTGGTCGGCCAGGGCGCCTACTCGCGGCTGAAGTTCGAGTCCGGCGCCCACCGCGTGCAGCGGGTTCCGGAGACCGAGAGCCAGGGGCGCATCCACACCTCCGCCTGCACCGTGGCCGTGCTGCCCGAGGTGGACGAGGTGGAGGCCAGCCCCATCAACCCGGCGGATCTGCGTATCGACACCTACCGCGCCTCCGGGGCCGGCGGCCAGCACGTGAACAAGACCGACTCGGCCATCCGCATCACCCACCTGCCCACGGGCATGGTGGTGGAGTGCCAGGACGAGCGCTCGCAGCACAAGAACCGGGCCCGGGCCATGTCGCTGCTGGCGTCGCGGCTGCTGGAGGCCGAGCGCGAACGCCAGCGCAGCGAGCAGCAGGCCACCCGCAAGAGCCTGGTGGGCAGCGGCGATCGCTCCGAGCGCATCCGCACCTACAATTTCCCCCAGGGCCGGCTCACCGACCACCGCATCAACCTGACGCTGTACAAGCTGGAGGAGATTATGGCCGGCGCGCTCGACCCGGTAATCGATCCGCTGATCAGCGAGTACCAGGCCGACCAGCTGGCCGCCCTCGCCGGCGAGGCGTGA
- the lolB gene encoding lipoprotein insertase outer membrane protein LolB, whose protein sequence is MAGNPPAHRRRLLCAGLLALALGGCAAVPPTTPLEGDSGWRRHAEAVGRITAWDLQGRVALTLEGEAWHASLLWQQLPDSYRLRLSSPLGQGVAMVEGRAGEVRIALPDGTRDRAADAETLLRRHLGWRLPVDGLAWWVRGLPRPGPEARPRFDDAGRLVRLEQSGWRIDYLDYVRVGGQDLPRRVFLASDHLEVRLVVSHWTLPPDGG, encoded by the coding sequence GTGGCCGGAAACCCACCCGCACACCGCCGCCGCCTGCTCTGCGCCGGCCTCCTCGCCCTGGCCCTCGGCGGCTGCGCCGCCGTGCCCCCGACCACGCCCCTGGAGGGTGATTCCGGCTGGCGGCGGCACGCCGAGGCGGTGGGCCGGATCACGGCCTGGGACCTGCAGGGGCGGGTGGCCCTCACCCTGGAGGGCGAGGCCTGGCACGCCTCGCTGCTCTGGCAGCAGCTGCCCGACAGCTACCGCCTGCGGCTCTCCTCCCCCCTCGGGCAGGGGGTGGCCATGGTGGAGGGCCGCGCCGGAGAGGTGCGCATCGCGCTGCCCGACGGCACCCGGGATCGTGCCGCGGACGCCGAGACGCTGCTGCGGCGCCACCTGGGCTGGCGGCTGCCGGTGGACGGACTGGCGTGGTGGGTCCGCGGCCTGCCCCGCCCCGGCCCGGAGGCCCGGCCCCGGTTCGACGACGCCGGCCGCCTGGTCCGGCTGGAACAGTCCGGCTGGCGCATCGACTATCTCGACTATGTGCGCGTGGGCGGGCAGGACCTGCCGCGGCGGGTCTTTCTCGCCAGCGATCACCTGGAGGTGCGGCTGGTGGTCAGCCACTGGACCCTGCCCCCCGATGGGGGCTGA
- a CDS encoding HesA/MoeB/ThiF family protein, producing the protein MDDNTLLRYSRQIMLPQVDAAGQERLLGATALIVGMGGLGSPAALYLAAAGVGRLLIADADTVDLSNLQRQVIHRNADIGRPKVASARDTLRALNPGVAVEMLETRLEGEALEAAVARADVVVDASDNFPTRFAINAACVRRRTPLVSGAAIRFEGQVCVFHAEREGSPCYRCLYGEGAELPETCSENGVIAPLVGIIGSLQALEAVKVLLGIGETLDGRLLLFDALAMEWRTLRLRRDPACPVCGGGH; encoded by the coding sequence ATGGACGACAACACCCTGCTGCGCTACAGCCGCCAGATCATGCTGCCCCAGGTGGACGCCGCCGGGCAGGAGCGGCTGCTCGGCGCCACCGCGCTCATCGTGGGCATGGGCGGGCTTGGCTCGCCGGCGGCCCTCTATCTCGCCGCCGCGGGCGTCGGCCGGCTGCTCATCGCCGATGCCGACACGGTGGACCTCTCCAACCTCCAGCGCCAGGTGATCCACCGCAATGCCGACATCGGCCGCCCCAAGGTGGCCTCGGCCCGCGATACCCTGCGGGCGCTGAACCCCGGCGTGGCGGTGGAGATGCTGGAGACGCGGCTGGAGGGCGAGGCCCTGGAGGCGGCGGTGGCGCGCGCCGACGTGGTGGTGGACGCCAGCGACAACTTCCCCACCCGCTTCGCCATCAACGCCGCGTGCGTGCGCCGGCGCACGCCCCTGGTCTCGGGGGCGGCGATCCGCTTCGAGGGCCAGGTGTGCGTGTTCCACGCCGAGCGCGAGGGCAGCCCCTGCTACCGCTGCCTCTACGGCGAGGGCGCGGAGCTGCCGGAGACCTGCTCGGAGAACGGCGTCATCGCCCCGCTGGTGGGGATCATCGGCAGTCTCCAGGCGCTGGAGGCGGTGAAGGTGCTGCTCGGCATCGGCGAGACCCTCGACGGGCGCCTGCTGCTGTTCGACGCCCTGGCCATGGAGTGGCGCACCCTGCGCCTGCGCCGCGATCCCGCCTGCCCGGTGTGCGGGGGCGGGCACTGA
- the hemA gene encoding glutamyl-tRNA reductase, with product MSLLAFGINHKTAPVAIRERVSFAPDRLADALRELVSQPRVQEAAILSTCNRTELYCNTEDDDIAPVVEWFRRYHELRAEEIEPYIYIHPQLEAVRHIMRVASGLDSLVLGEPQILGQMKDAYNTANEAGTVGTLLGRLFQHCFAVAKQVRTDTAIGESPVSVAFAAVSLARQIFTDLSETTALCIGAGETIELAARHLHEHGVARMIIANRTLERAHLLAGEFGAYAIPLDELPAHLEEADIVVASTAAPLPILGKGAVERALKARKHRPMFMVDIAVPRDIEPEVAELDDVYLYTVDDLQEVIRENQESRREAAAQAEEIVNLQSAHFMGWLRSLRAVDLVRAYRSEAERLRDQELDKARRLLARGDDPEQVLYLLARGLTNKLVHRPSVTLRQAGYDERAELIEFASELLGVKTDVD from the coding sequence ATGTCATTGCTGGCGTTCGGCATCAATCACAAGACGGCACCCGTGGCCATCCGGGAGCGGGTCAGCTTCGCCCCTGACCGGCTGGCGGATGCCCTGCGCGAGCTGGTGAGCCAGCCGCGGGTGCAGGAGGCGGCGATCCTCTCCACCTGCAACCGCACCGAGCTCTACTGCAACACCGAGGACGACGACATCGCCCCGGTGGTGGAGTGGTTCCGGCGCTATCACGAGCTGCGCGCCGAGGAGATCGAGCCCTACATCTATATCCACCCCCAGCTCGAGGCGGTGCGCCACATCATGCGCGTGGCCAGCGGGCTCGATTCCCTGGTGCTGGGCGAGCCCCAGATCCTGGGGCAGATGAAGGATGCCTACAACACGGCCAACGAGGCCGGAACCGTCGGCACCCTGTTGGGGCGGCTGTTCCAGCACTGCTTCGCCGTGGCCAAGCAGGTGCGCACCGATACCGCCATCGGCGAGAGCCCGGTGTCCGTGGCGTTCGCGGCGGTCAGCCTGGCACGGCAGATCTTCACCGACCTGTCCGAGACCACGGCGCTGTGCATCGGTGCCGGCGAGACCATCGAGCTGGCCGCCCGCCACCTGCACGAGCACGGCGTGGCGCGCATGATCATCGCCAACCGCACCCTGGAGCGGGCCCATCTCCTGGCCGGCGAGTTCGGGGCCTACGCCATCCCCCTGGACGAGCTGCCGGCCCACCTGGAGGAGGCGGACATCGTGGTGGCCTCCACCGCGGCCCCGCTGCCGATCCTGGGCAAGGGGGCGGTGGAGCGGGCGCTCAAGGCGCGCAAGCACCGGCCCATGTTCATGGTGGACATCGCCGTGCCGCGGGACATCGAGCCCGAGGTGGCGGAGCTGGACGATGTCTATCTCTACACCGTGGACGATCTCCAGGAGGTCATCCGCGAGAACCAGGAGTCGCGGCGCGAGGCCGCCGCCCAGGCCGAGGAGATCGTCAACCTCCAGAGCGCCCACTTCATGGGTTGGCTGCGCTCGCTCAGGGCCGTGGACCTGGTCCGCGCCTACCGCAGCGAGGCGGAACGGCTGCGCGACCAGGAGCTGGACAAGGCCCGGCGCCTGCTGGCCCGCGGCGACGATCCGGAGCAGGTGCTCTACCTGCTGGCCCGCGGGCTCACCAACAAGCTGGTGCACAGGCCCTCGGTGACCCTGCGCCAGGCCGGCTACGACGAACGCGCGGAACTGATCGAGTTCGCCTCCGAACTGCTCGGCGTCAAGACCGACGTAGACTGA